One region of Elusimicrobiota bacterium genomic DNA includes:
- the hxsB gene encoding His-Xaa-Ser system radical SAM maturase HxsB, producing the protein MIQSALKAKANKKISETKPPHFYWARLGGRVLLTNDAGCSVWLNEKDFRSLLGGGLKEGNPSFAELSENGFIRTQLNFDDLSLKCKRKEAHLQAGPGLHIFVTTLRCNHKCLYCQSGAINQASKGTDMSWPTAKKSVDFAFESPSRGITIEFQGGEPLLNWKTVEKTVRYARKKEKDEGRELGLALVSNFSLMTEEKAAFLIANEVSVCASLDGPEELHNRNRLYAEGSSYKPTVKWLKYFSAKSEKQKGENRVFRPSALLTVTKYSLGRHKEIIDEYVKLGMDYIFVRSLAPIGYAKNLWGTIGYSAEEFVKFYRDSLAYIIELNLKGTAIKEKMAVMMLKKIVRQDDPMFVDLRCPCGAGIGQLAYDYNGDIYTCDEGRMLAWEGDELFKAGNVFKSKYAEVILSPAVKACAAASNLEIQPVCFRCVYKPFCGVCPVYNYEAQGSLWGSMPSNERCAALKGIFETVFLSLRDKKSGAVLRSWVEK; encoded by the coding sequence ATGATTCAAAGCGCTCTAAAAGCAAAAGCAAATAAGAAAATTTCCGAAACCAAGCCGCCGCATTTCTACTGGGCAAGGCTTGGCGGGCGGGTTTTGCTTACCAATGACGCCGGCTGCAGCGTTTGGCTTAATGAGAAAGATTTCCGGAGCCTGCTTGGCGGCGGATTAAAGGAGGGAAATCCCTCTTTCGCCGAACTTTCTGAAAATGGTTTCATAAGAACGCAGCTTAATTTTGATGACCTCTCGCTCAAGTGCAAGAGAAAAGAGGCGCATTTGCAGGCGGGGCCGGGGCTGCACATTTTTGTAACTACGCTGCGCTGCAATCACAAGTGTCTTTATTGCCAGTCAGGCGCCATTAACCAGGCTTCAAAAGGCACCGACATGAGCTGGCCCACCGCTAAGAAAAGCGTGGATTTCGCCTTTGAAAGCCCGAGCCGCGGCATAACCATTGAATTTCAGGGGGGCGAGCCCCTGCTGAACTGGAAGACGGTTGAAAAAACAGTGCGTTACGCGCGGAAAAAGGAAAAAGACGAGGGCCGCGAGCTGGGGCTGGCTTTGGTGTCCAATTTCAGCCTGATGACCGAAGAAAAAGCCGCTTTCCTCATTGCCAATGAAGTTTCCGTCTGCGCTTCTCTTGACGGCCCCGAAGAGCTGCATAACAGAAACAGGCTTTATGCGGAAGGCAGCTCTTACAAACCTACGGTAAAGTGGCTTAAGTATTTTAGCGCCAAAAGCGAGAAACAGAAAGGGGAAAACAGGGTTTTCAGGCCGAGCGCGCTTCTTACCGTGACCAAGTATTCGCTGGGCAGGCACAAAGAAATAATCGACGAATACGTGAAGCTCGGCATGGATTATATTTTTGTCAGGTCGCTCGCGCCCATAGGATACGCCAAGAACCTTTGGGGCACTATAGGCTACAGCGCCGAGGAATTCGTAAAATTTTACAGGGACAGCCTTGCGTATATAATCGAGCTCAACCTCAAAGGTACCGCGATAAAAGAAAAAATGGCGGTTATGATGCTCAAAAAAATAGTGAGGCAGGACGACCCGATGTTCGTCGATCTGCGCTGCCCGTGCGGAGCGGGGATAGGCCAGTTGGCTTACGACTACAACGGGGATATCTATACCTGTGACGAGGGCCGGATGCTCGCCTGGGAAGGGGATGAGCTGTTCAAGGCGGGCAATGTATTTAAAAGCAAGTACGCGGAGGTGATACTCAGCCCCGCGGTTAAAGCCTGCGCCGCCGCCTCGAACCTGGAGATCCAGCCAGTTTGCTTCAGGTGCGTTTATAAGCCGTTCTGCGGAGTGTGCCCCGTGTATAACTACGAGGCTCAGGGGTCCCTTTGGGGGAGCATGCCCTCGAACGAGCGCTGCGCGGCGCTTAAGGGCATTTTTGAAACCGTTTTCCTCTCCCTGCGCGACAAAAAAAGCGGCGCTGTTCTGCGCTCATGGGTGGAAAAATGA
- the hxsA4 gene encoding His-Xaa-Ser repeat protein HxsA4, translated as MTNKKSRIKKNIGLFLNSEEGKMLDADIVKTGIALGILGAAMVDQAAAQTTFHSNYFTASSHVSHQSHGSHGSHGSHGSHASHGSHGSHGSHGSHGSHGSHGSHGSHGSHGSY; from the coding sequence ATGACCAATAAAAAATCACGCATAAAGAAAAATATAGGCCTTTTCCTGAACAGCGAAGAGGGGAAAATGCTGGACGCGGATATCGTGAAAACCGGAATTGCTTTGGGAATTCTTGGGGCCGCCATGGTGGATCAGGCGGCCGCGCAGACCACTTTCCACAGCAATTATTTCACCGCCTCAAGCCATGTAAGCCACCAGAGCCACGGCTCGCACGGCTCGCACGGCTCGCACGGCTCGCACGCGTCGCACGGCTCGCACGGCTCGCACGGCTCGCACGGCTCGCACGGCTCGCACGGCTCGCACGGCTCGCACGGCTCGCACGGCTCGCACGGCTCGTACTAG
- a CDS encoding glycosyltransferase yields the protein MQAGHKFTTKPAEPKVRGPLRQKRGAMLIRRPKFAFYYFNSNRDIGHAVHLLRIISGLRGRGLKKEDLSLFCERAAGYPFEDLRRRARVIILPPFKKRSLKKRQAIMRSELRRLGPCWLITEFFPFGRLECAPEIGKLLAYAREKKIKIAASVPLPYFTHPSSRLGELFQAALFYDKLLVHCPGGADLRRMARHIARERRLSPGEFLRAFLKLGRKVFFTGYVLPPAHEKIKPRPRGFVLVQRGGGSTSPRVITCAIRAKKLLGAGVEMKICAGPASGAFHMRRWAELIKKLGLKNISLEKSRPDLFSLIGSSAVCVGTAGGSVYEMLYFNKPAVLIPYEGSPGREHSDQAARAELLRDYCGAAVLDYCTLTPKGLALEIKRAMAGTGSSGDPVPSNWFNGLENTLDYLLPCKK from the coding sequence ATGCAAGCCGGACATAAATTTACGACCAAACCTGCCGAACCCAAAGTGCGGGGCCCGCTGCGCCAAAAGCGCGGGGCTATGCTTATCAGACGGCCGAAGTTCGCTTTTTATTATTTCAATTCCAACCGCGACATAGGCCATGCCGTTCACCTTTTGCGCATTATTTCAGGCCTCCGGGGCCGGGGCTTAAAAAAAGAAGATCTGTCTCTTTTCTGCGAGCGGGCCGCGGGCTATCCGTTTGAAGACCTCCGCCGCCGGGCGCGCGTAATTATCCTTCCGCCGTTTAAAAAAAGATCCCTTAAAAAACGCCAGGCTATCATGCGCTCAGAGCTTCGCAGGCTCGGGCCCTGTTGGCTTATAACCGAGTTTTTTCCATTCGGCAGGCTTGAATGCGCGCCTGAAATCGGCAAACTGCTCGCATACGCGCGTGAAAAAAAAATTAAAATAGCCGCAAGCGTCCCCCTGCCCTATTTTACTCATCCGAGCTCCCGTCTCGGCGAATTGTTTCAAGCCGCCTTGTTTTACGACAAGCTCCTTGTGCATTGTCCAGGGGGCGCCGATCTGCGCCGCATGGCAAGGCACATAGCGCGCGAGCGCAGGCTTTCTCCCGGAGAATTTCTGCGGGCTTTTCTTAAGCTGGGAAGAAAAGTCTTTTTTACCGGCTATGTGCTGCCTCCCGCGCATGAAAAAATAAAGCCGCGGCCCCGCGGTTTTGTGCTGGTTCAGCGCGGGGGCGGCTCCACTTCTCCGCGCGTAATTACCTGCGCCATCCGCGCCAAAAAACTGCTTGGCGCCGGAGTTGAAATGAAAATATGCGCGGGCCCCGCTTCCGGCGCGTTCCATATGCGGCGCTGGGCGGAACTTATTAAAAAACTCGGCCTAAAAAACATTTCTCTCGAAAAAAGTCGCCCGGATCTGTTTTCCCTTATCGGTTCAAGCGCGGTTTGCGTCGGAACCGCCGGCGGCTCGGTTTATGAGATGCTTTATTTCAACAAACCGGCCGTGCTTATCCCATATGAAGGTTCGCCGGGCAGGGAGCATAGCGATCAAGCGGCCAGGGCGGAGCTTTTGCGTGATTATTGCGGAGCCGCGGTTCTTGACTACTGCACTCTGACGCCGAAGGGCCTTGCCCTTGAAATTAAACGCGCTATGGCCGGGACGGGCTCAAGCGGCGATCCCGTTCCCTCAAATTGGTTTAACGGGCTTGAAAACACGCTGGATTATCTTTTGCCATGCAAAAAATAA
- a CDS encoding radical SAM protein, translating to MQKIKTVMLELTWRCNLACDFCYLRHFGVLNKPGPEMDFKTIAGFIEGFREKTHFYLSGGEPFLRDDIFEIAALAKKKGHDCGINTNGLLLDRRAALRLLENPPDYVIFSLHGPASAHDRITGLKGTYKKIISNMKTFSALARGKTEVIVNCVINRENAGFLPAVFSAAVKAGADRVIFENLQFLKKNEMARGSCAPITPVIESYRLKAGLVRDGLKRISALAAGGKTHFEVRPLMTREMIDSYYNGHIRPEGSCARILDSVNIEPDGSIRMCVLAARKVSSVNDFSWKKILAAKKKFVSGGLPYLCARCCHRFDIFRVS from the coding sequence ATGCAAAAAATAAAAACGGTCATGCTGGAGCTTACCTGGCGCTGTAATCTTGCCTGCGATTTTTGCTATCTCCGCCATTTCGGGGTTTTAAACAAACCGGGCCCCGAAATGGATTTTAAAACTATCGCGGGTTTTATTGAAGGCTTCCGTGAAAAAACCCATTTTTATCTGAGCGGAGGAGAGCCGTTTTTAAGGGATGATATCTTTGAAATAGCTGCTTTGGCAAAGAAAAAAGGCCATGACTGCGGGATAAATACCAACGGCCTGCTCCTCGACAGACGCGCCGCCCTGCGCCTGCTAGAAAATCCGCCTGATTATGTCATTTTTTCCCTGCACGGTCCTGCCTCCGCGCACGACAGGATCACGGGGCTTAAAGGAACCTATAAAAAAATAATTTCAAACATGAAAACTTTCAGCGCTCTCGCCCGCGGGAAAACCGAGGTGATAGTAAATTGCGTTATTAACCGGGAAAACGCCGGCTTTTTGCCCGCGGTTTTCAGCGCGGCGGTGAAAGCCGGGGCCGACCGGGTGATCTTTGAGAATCTGCAATTTCTTAAAAAAAACGAGATGGCGCGGGGAAGCTGCGCTCCGATCACTCCGGTGATTGAAAGTTACAGGTTGAAAGCGGGGCTTGTGAGAGACGGATTAAAGCGCATCTCCGCGCTTGCGGCCGGAGGCAAAACCCATTTTGAAGTCAGACCTCTTATGACACGCGAAATGATCGATTCGTATTACAACGGACATATAAGGCCTGAAGGCTCCTGCGCCCGTATTCTTGACAGCGTTAATATTGAGCCGGACGGCTCAATAAGGATGTGCGTGCTGGCCGCCCGCAAAGTTTCTTCGGTGAACGATTTCAGCTGGAAAAAAATACTTGCCGCAAAGAAAAAGTTCGTTTCCGGCGGCCTGCCGTATTTATGCGCGCGCTGCTGCCACCGCTTTGATATTTTCAGGGTCTCCTGA
- a CDS encoding polysaccharide deacetylase family protein, translating into MIKKFYLRDDDAGAANARFMKTFRLLKAEGMAASYAVIPAELKENLVGFLKAEARAGTVFEVLQHGWTHKNRGSRWLRQEFGNLAPAAAQKQDILKGFKLLKKNFGKLFTPVFVPPFHVYNIDTLRAAKAAGLKGFSASKRIPAGGRGLFFITANIDVNVYAPDGRPMPLNLERLKQKTINRLKSRGDICAYFHHDTFDAANFAVFKAYLSFLEALRARGLIEFSLFKEAITQIKDKLH; encoded by the coding sequence ATGATTAAAAAATTTTATCTGCGCGACGACGACGCCGGGGCCGCGAACGCGCGTTTTATGAAAACCTTCCGTCTGCTGAAAGCGGAGGGGATGGCGGCTTCATACGCCGTAATTCCGGCGGAGCTGAAAGAAAACCTTGTTGGGTTTTTAAAAGCCGAGGCCCGCGCCGGAACGGTTTTTGAAGTTCTCCAGCACGGCTGGACCCACAAAAACCGCGGTTCACGCTGGCTCAGGCAGGAATTCGGCAACCTGGCCCCGGCGGCCGCTCAGAAGCAAGATATTTTAAAAGGTTTCAAGCTGCTCAAGAAAAATTTCGGGAAGCTTTTTACTCCGGTATTCGTGCCGCCTTTCCATGTGTACAATATTGACACCCTGCGCGCCGCAAAAGCGGCGGGGCTTAAGGGATTTTCCGCCAGCAAAAGAATACCGGCCGGGGGCCGGGGACTTTTTTTTATAACCGCCAATATTGACGTGAATGTTTACGCGCCGGACGGACGCCCAATGCCGCTTAATTTGGAACGCCTGAAACAAAAGACCATAAACCGTCTGAAAAGCCGCGGCGACATATGCGCCTATTTTCACCATGATACTTTTGACGCGGCCAACTTCGCGGTTTTTAAGGCTTACCTGTCTTTTTTGGAAGCTTTGAGGGCGCGGGGGCTGATAGAATTTTCGCTTTTTAAAGAAGCGATTACGCAGATTAAAGATAAATTACACTGA
- a CDS encoding radical SAM protein: MGSEIKLIKPMAGVSALINRKERTLCISVRPGRTELETARAFLYGALNTYENRFSVFVKGVPFCFLPDAYDHILRPKSSRRKAARLDICSRCRLSRLCPGLEPGSIFLGPAGIGLKPVLEIPLEIVIEVNRRCNLACAVCSSGSLTAKLSLPEIRSHLAAARALGVKNIRFTGGEPFLHPKILEALAAAKKLGFYVLVNTNATLLDAKLIKKAAPFIDNILVSMQGCDAESEAAATGTRGLFSKKIKNIRLLRRSGIGVLRLGTVISKELITNFEKYRALAEGLKAEIWELYRPMGSNTSLPKEFRITLKDLRRLVRRLEPRLGLKPRTLFANPVPFCLFKKRQAPLFLGASFDDGHTRLVLDPRGFYKPSYYIQKKLGAEPFKAWNSRLLKNISGPARLRSCRSCIFRLRCLGGSRFMARAESGNYSGKDPYLKDSHKLQVTGHK, encoded by the coding sequence ATGGGCTCTGAAATAAAACTTATAAAACCTATGGCGGGGGTAAGCGCGCTTATTAACCGGAAAGAAAGAACGCTATGCATCTCCGTGCGCCCCGGGCGGACGGAACTTGAAACCGCGCGCGCTTTCCTTTACGGGGCTCTTAATACCTATGAAAACCGTTTCAGCGTTTTTGTAAAAGGCGTCCCCTTCTGCTTCCTGCCGGATGCCTACGACCATATTTTGCGGCCGAAATCGTCCCGGCGCAAAGCGGCAAGGCTGGATATTTGCTCCCGCTGCCGCCTTAGCCGGCTTTGCCCGGGCCTTGAGCCGGGTTCTATTTTCCTGGGCCCGGCGGGTATCGGCCTTAAACCCGTCCTTGAAATCCCGCTGGAAATAGTTATTGAAGTGAACCGTCGCTGCAATCTTGCCTGCGCCGTCTGCTCCTCCGGTTCCCTTACCGCCAAGCTTTCGCTGCCTGAAATACGCTCTCATCTGGCGGCCGCGCGCGCGCTGGGAGTGAAAAACATCCGTTTCACCGGCGGAGAGCCTTTCCTTCATCCCAAAATTTTAGAGGCGCTGGCCGCGGCCAAAAAACTGGGTTTCTATGTGCTGGTGAACACGAACGCCACCCTGCTGGACGCCAAACTGATAAAGAAGGCCGCCCCATTTATAGACAATATACTGGTGTCCATGCAGGGCTGCGACGCCGAAAGCGAGGCCGCCGCCACCGGGACGCGCGGCCTGTTCTCAAAAAAAATAAAAAATATCCGCCTGCTTCGCCGCTCCGGCATAGGGGTTTTGCGGCTTGGAACTGTTATTTCAAAAGAGCTGATAACTAATTTTGAAAAATACCGCGCTTTAGCTGAAGGCTTGAAGGCAGAAATATGGGAGCTTTACAGGCCCATGGGGTCAAACACCAGCCTCCCGAAAGAATTCCGGATAACGCTAAAAGACCTGCGCCGCCTGGTCCGCCGCCTTGAGCCGCGCCTGGGGCTCAAGCCGCGGACACTTTTCGCGAACCCGGTCCCGTTCTGCCTTTTTAAAAAAAGGCAGGCCCCGCTTTTTCTGGGAGCCAGTTTTGACGACGGTCACACCCGCCTGGTGCTTGACCCGCGGGGTTTTTACAAGCCGAGCTATTACATTCAAAAAAAACTGGGCGCGGAACCCTTTAAAGCATGGAACAGCCGCCTTTTGAAAAACATAAGCGGCCCGGCCCGGCTTCGCAGCTGCCGCAGCTGCATTTTCCGATTAAGATGCCTGGGCGGCAGCCGTTTCATGGCCCGGGCGGAGAGCGGGAATTATTCAGGAAAGGACCCGTACCTTAAAGATAGTCACAAGTTGCAGGTCACAGGTCACAAGTGA
- a CDS encoding radical SAM protein — MPKDCYEIVTNYNCDLRCRFCSQGDFNPALFKPLKTAIAEIYKAKQLGYRRLGFSGGEALLRPELPKLIGAARHLGFKFIRLQTDAVRLSDMALAKKLVDAGLTLCKFTFLSSKAAVHNRLTGKKGSFARSLAGLKNMRTLKAGLGVNILINRLNCRDLVATLDFFLDQGVSSFVLIYPIYTGNMAENAAELGVSLGIAAPEAIKALDRFKALGLIKEIKVLNIPPCLLGPYKDRAAGRYKFNTVVSTPAGESWDLDENVKREKVRLKECRACRLRRRCFGVDRRYFDFFPAGSVYPAGDPPLPRGTAASAPGRVYLNNMEKCFMEILKKESRVSTTRALEIAKGLPLCHDCRDGASVLSTGQILIKKGLVSREFKGGKYLWALK; from the coding sequence ATGCCCAAAGACTGCTACGAGATAGTAACCAACTATAACTGCGACCTGCGCTGCCGCTTTTGTTCACAGGGGGATTTCAACCCCGCGCTTTTCAAGCCGCTTAAAACCGCGATAGCCGAAATTTACAAGGCCAAACAACTGGGTTACAGGCGCCTGGGGTTTTCAGGCGGCGAGGCGCTGCTCAGGCCCGAGCTGCCGAAACTGATAGGCGCGGCCAGACATCTGGGATTTAAATTCATAAGGCTTCAAACCGACGCCGTAAGGCTCTCCGACATGGCTCTGGCGAAAAAACTGGTGGACGCGGGGCTCACCCTCTGCAAGTTCACGTTCTTAAGCAGCAAAGCGGCGGTGCATAACCGCCTTACCGGAAAAAAAGGCTCTTTCGCGCGCAGTCTTGCGGGCTTAAAAAACATGCGGACCCTTAAAGCGGGCCTTGGGGTAAACATACTCATCAACCGCCTTAACTGCCGCGACCTTGTTGCCACTCTCGATTTTTTTCTAGACCAGGGAGTTTCAAGCTTTGTGCTGATCTACCCTATTTATACAGGGAATATGGCCGAAAACGCCGCCGAACTCGGGGTTTCCCTGGGCATTGCGGCGCCCGAGGCCATAAAAGCCCTGGACCGTTTCAAGGCCCTCGGCCTTATTAAGGAAATAAAAGTTTTGAATATCCCCCCCTGTCTGCTTGGCCCCTATAAGGACCGGGCCGCCGGCCGCTACAAATTTAACACCGTGGTTTCAACGCCCGCCGGAGAGTCGTGGGACCTGGACGAAAATGTAAAGCGGGAAAAAGTCCGCCTGAAAGAGTGCCGGGCCTGCCGGCTGCGGCGGCGCTGCTTCGGAGTTGACAGGCGCTATTTTGATTTTTTTCCGGCCGGCAGCGTTTATCCCGCCGGGGATCCGCCCCTCCCAAGGGGGACTGCGGCCTCCGCCCCCGGACGCGTTTACCTGAACAACATGGAAAAATGTTTTATGGAAATACTGAAAAAAGAAAGCCGCGTGTCCACAACGCGCGCGCTTGAAATAGCCAAAGGCCTGCCGCTCTGCCACGACTGCAGGGACGGCGCAAGCGTCCTGTCCACCGGTCAGATATTAATTAAAAAAGGCCTTGTCTCGCGCGAATTCAAGGGCGGAAAATATTTATGGGCTCTGAAATAA